The Pseudodesulfovibrio sediminis genome includes the window CGAGGGTGGTCAGGTCGAGCAGCTGATCAAAGATGTTGGTCAGGTGTACGGCCCCTTCGTTGATGGGGCGGATCAGATCCAGCCGCTCGGTATCGGAGTCCATCTCGATGAGCAGGGTGGAGAGCCCCATGATATGGTTGAGGGGAGTGCGGAGCTCGTGGCTGATATTGGCCAGAAATGCGGATTTCGCTTTGCTCGCTACATCCGCCTTTTCCTTGCTGCTTTCCAGCTCGCGGGTGCGTTCCGCCACCCTGGATTCCAGTTCACGGTTCTGGTTGTACAAGGCCAGGTGCGTCTTGATGCGTGCCTGGACAATGGCCGGGTTGACCGGTTTGGTGATATAATCCACTGCGCCAAGGGCCAGGCCTTTGGCCTCATCTTCGACCTGCGCTTTTGCCGTGATGAAAATGATGGGGATTTTATTGGTGCGCTCATCGCTTTTGAGGCGTTTGCATACTTCGTAGCCATCCATGTCCGGCATCATGATGTCGAGCAGGACGAGATCAGGCGGAGTTTGCTGAATACGCTCCAGTGCTGTCTTGCCGTTAAGGGCGACCAGCAATTTGTAGTCATCCTTGAGGATATCCACCAGAAGGTCGATATTCATGCTGTTGTCATCGACCAGCAAAACGATTGGACGGTCAACCTGAGTCATATGAATCCCGTAAAAATAGGTTTATCCAAAGTGTTAATTTACCGGATTTTATACGTTTGAGCAAGCCGGATAGACTTTTTGTTTGCATAATCCCGTGGCGGCAGGGATCAGAGCCCCTTCTTGGGATCGAAATCCTGGCCGAGTGCAGCCGGTGCTTCAATGTTCCATCCTTTGGAAAACGTTTTGAGAATGGGATGGCGGCGTACCAGATCCTGCACCCACCCCATGCGGCCCATGTTCACGGCCAGCAGGGTAAGTATCATCATCGGGAAAGGCGCTACCTGGAAGACCGGAGCAGGAATGGAAGGGAAATATTCCTGCAGATAGATGCCCGAGACCTGTAGGGCGGCAAAGAAAAACGCGCCGAGTGCTGTGCGGACAGGGTGCCAGCCGCCGAAAATGACGATGGCCAGTGCTATCCAGCCCGCGCCTTCACATCCCTGTGGCCGCCCCCAGCCGGGCTTGACGGCCAGCGAGTATGCCGCGCCAGCCATGCCCACCAGTGCGCCACCGGCCAGACAGTAGTAGAGACGGACCAGCCGAACGCGAATGCCGCGTCCGAACGCGGCCCTGGGAGATTCGCCCACGGCCCGCAGGCGCATGCCGCCCTGGGTGCGGAACATCCACCACCAGCAGCAGAAGATGGCAGCCAGGGCGAGGTATACGATCGGCGATTGTGAACCGAAAATGGGACCGATGAAGGTGATGTCGCCCACGCCGGGAATGGTCCACAGACCGAGGTCCGGTCCGGGTTGCCGTGAATAATTGTGGCCGAGAAAATAGGCGAGATCACGGCAGAGCAGCGTCAGGATGAACCCCACCGCGAGTTGGGACTGGCCGAGATAGATGCCGACGATGCCGAGTATCCCGGCAATGGCAGCGCCCACGGCCATGCCCGCCAGCACGCCGAGCCATGGGTTGTCAAAGGCTGCCGAGCAGGCAAAGGCCGCCATGGCCGACAGCAGGATGGAGCCGTCCAGGGACAGATTGATGATGCCCGCCTTTTCGGTGAGCGTTTCTCCCAGCGTGGCCAGCACCAAGGGCGCACCGGCGACAAGGATGGCCGCAAGGGTCAATGCAAACGTTTCCATTTAGTTCGTCTCCCTTCTTTGTCTGAACCACAGTCGCATGCCCTGAATGATGAACAGCGACAGGACCATGACGCCCTGGATCACCCCGGACAGGGAAGAATCCAGCCCCATTTGAAGGGGGAGTTGGATGGAACCCACGTTGAGAATGGAGAAAAAGAGGCAGATAAAGGGCACCAGCGGCAACCGGAACGAGGCCATCATGCCGACCAGCAGGGCCGTGTAGCCGTAGTTGGAGGAAATGGCCGGCAGCAGGCGATGGTAGACGCCGAGCACCTGCGTGGCTCCAGCCAGTCCGGCCAGCGCGCCACAGAGCATGAAGGCCTGCAGCAAGCGACGGCGTGGTCCGAGGGAAAACAGTGTGGCGGCCTTGGTGTTTTCACCCACGGCGCGCATCTTCAACCCCCACGTTGTGCGGTGGAGCAGAATGTAGATACACAGGATGGCGGCGATGGCCAGAGCCAGTCCGACCCAACTGACCGAGAGCGTGCCGAGTCTGGGCAGCCAGAGCGAGATATCCAGCGGCTGCGTGCCGGACATGGAGGCCACACCGGGGCGCTTCCATGGACCGAAGATGAGCCACATGGTCACGCCCAGCGCGACGAAGTTGAGGCCAAGGCCGGAGAAGATTTCATGGACACGACCGAACACGCGCAGCAGTCCGGCCAGCAAGGCCCAGACCGCGCCGCCGAGCATGGCGGCGGCAAAGCCGAGGATGATTTGCACAACGCCGCCGCCTTCCGGGAAGAAGCGAAGCGCCGCGGTGCAGAACACCGCTCCCATGATGACCTGTCCTTCCACGCCGATGTTCCACAGCCGGGCAGTGAACGGCACGAGCAGTCCCACTGCGCACAGGGTGAGCGGCACCCAGCCCGCGAGCACGCGGCCTATTTTGGACATGGAGCCGAGGCCGCCCTTGAAGAGGACATAGATGGTCTCAAAGGGCGGGGCACCCGAGGGCAGGCAGACAATAATGGTCAGGATCAGAGCCAGTCCGAGGGCGGCGCAGAGCCAGCCGATCTGGGTCAGGAGGGATTCGCGGTTCATTGGCGGGCCTCCCGGATGTCGGCCATGGTCTTGCCCGCCATGAGCGCGCCGACCACTTCCATGCAGATATCGTCGCCTTCCACGATTGCGGCAATGGCCCGGTCGTAGAAGACGATGATCCGGTGGCTGTTTGCCAGCACTTCATCCAGATCGGGAGAGAAGAATATGAGCGTTGCGCCGTCAGCGCACCGGCCTTTCAGGTGGTTCCAGACCTGTCTGGCCGAACCGGCATCAAGACCTCGGGTGGGATGTTCCATGAGCAGCAGCTTGGCCTCGTCTGGCATCAGCGAGAGCAGGAGGCGTTGCTGGTTGCCCCCGGACAATTCGTTGGCCTGGGTGTCTGGATGTGCCTGCAGGTTGAAGGAGTCCACGCATTGGTTTCGGTAGAATTCGGTCAGGTCGCCCTTCTTGTCCGGGAAGGCCAGGGTGATGTGCTCCATGAGGTTGAGGGCCGGAAACAGGGCCATCTGCAACCTGTCGGCAGGGACGAACTGCACGCCTGCCTTGCGCAGGGTGTTGAAGTCATTGGAGCGATAGGCTGTTCCGTCCAGTTCCAATGCGCCTCCGGGCATGCGGTCCAGACCGCACAATCCTCTGAGGAACAGCTCCTGACCGGAACCGTCCAGTCCGGCCAGCCCGATACATTCACCGGG containing:
- a CDS encoding hybrid sensor histidine kinase/response regulator: MTQVDRPIVLLVDDNSMNIDLLVDILKDDYKLLVALNGKTALERIQQTPPDLVLLDIMMPDMDGYEVCKRLKSDERTNKIPIIFITAKAQVEDEAKGLALGAVDYITKPVNPAIVQARIKTHLALYNQNRELESRVAERTRELESSKEKADVASKAKSAFLANISHELRTPLNHIMGLSTLLIEMDSDTERLDLIRPINEGAVHLTNIFDQLLDLTTLESEAVKIEFETFDFQRALSQQAAIFKTYAEKKGLDFQFTIQADFPKTVYGAPVETIQALNNVLINAFRYTEAGSVRLDVRVDPDNFAGLDENKAMLKMTVTDTGIGIQEDKLKTIFNSFEIGEKVITKRFSGSGVGLAISKHIVEKLKGKIWVESTFGQGSTFHISLPFTIED
- a CDS encoding ABC transporter permease, whose protein sequence is METFALTLAAILVAGAPLVLATLGETLTEKAGIINLSLDGSILLSAMAAFACSAAFDNPWLGVLAGMAVGAAIAGILGIVGIYLGQSQLAVGFILTLLCRDLAYFLGHNYSRQPGPDLGLWTIPGVGDITFIGPIFGSQSPIVYLALAAIFCCWWWMFRTQGGMRLRAVGESPRAAFGRGIRVRLVRLYYCLAGGALVGMAGAAYSLAVKPGWGRPQGCEGAGWIALAIVIFGGWHPVRTALGAFFFAALQVSGIYLQEYFPSIPAPVFQVAPFPMMILTLLAVNMGRMGWVQDLVRRHPILKTFSKGWNIEAPAALGQDFDPKKGL
- a CDS encoding ABC transporter permease, translating into MNRESLLTQIGWLCAALGLALILTIIVCLPSGAPPFETIYVLFKGGLGSMSKIGRVLAGWVPLTLCAVGLLVPFTARLWNIGVEGQVIMGAVFCTAALRFFPEGGGVVQIILGFAAAMLGGAVWALLAGLLRVFGRVHEIFSGLGLNFVALGVTMWLIFGPWKRPGVASMSGTQPLDISLWLPRLGTLSVSWVGLALAIAAILCIYILLHRTTWGLKMRAVGENTKAATLFSLGPRRRLLQAFMLCGALAGLAGATQVLGVYHRLLPAISSNYGYTALLVGMMASFRLPLVPFICLFFSILNVGSIQLPLQMGLDSSLSGVIQGVMVLSLFIIQGMRLWFRQRRETN